Proteins from one Ananas comosus cultivar F153 linkage group 5, ASM154086v1, whole genome shotgun sequence genomic window:
- the LOC109710949 gene encoding uncharacterized protein LOC109710949 isoform X1 — MDSPDAVAKPSSAAAAAESPQVKDSPFLNFASTLSPIQPVDTRPAAFVDVNFPSPEPVFKTPHTNHLRKLDLLRRCEQLPSPSHNPKLFSEVVPPVSSSMAQLNTCCGKECEGDESLPQDRPCSSPSTCVDAFLVEPSEDCENPSGSRDASLEEASKLSQINKSEVQIDCRQKDSGPVRDLCSNSPSLHLDQDSGGLRTSQSESISTKEIEMKIPASTTKELMVEDVKFSYQAEQPLAGLKKSSNEEHLGKPDKQKEVKVIPHTEELQPVLKNAIKGDGSSVERGAATLIQGHRAQDVKLHTGSGQWGESSCNPQFLPQPNDASRVVDSYNDSCLAVSVVSAENQTLWDQEDGAAQCPRGMRKRLQFEAVENNQKLSSWLYSDLTDSTDDVSNAESQLHLDKHSVNASDEIPIVNSSKSETFLHKSSANVNRGGQKKATTVRMVPRPSGIGLHLNSVASIGLSSEKSLTNPGIASIKEENQDNPMLKLPENSSSYQSPLDVEPLRSSQPSKCTDIIVTPINVKSVPAKDASRSEESSKMSPRKKRCLRKKAPEDEGHKRCNCKRSKCLKLYCDCFAAGAFCSEACACLECSNRSEYQDTIREAKQQIESRNPLAFAPKVVLRVTQQNQENEENKGVTPPSARHKRGCNCKKSLCLKKYCECYQAGVGCSFGCRCEGCKNTYGRKDGCGELIEIEHKKPVEREEKDLSAGKLRSTGVNMEVINTSQRLLRLSPVTPSIQGSNSGNNVPKSHKLPSSYHTSPESGALVLPYYVESPSSPTNSMSINTFEEAREELSMIPYDQDQALLKLDSFSPGWDGFPDICNLSPLTSLSPSTTHPSSSKIKEPKIIQKKVFPWRSSPATPLPHFAERKIFSEPDSESVLPNIREDDIPQEISDERLPIKSVQASSPKQKRVSPPQRRLHGTRSSSSPSLRSGRKFILQSVPSFPPLTPYSKNNRGQGS, encoded by the exons ATGGATTCCCCCGACGCCGTCGCCaagccctcctccgccgccgccgccgccgaatcGCCGCAGGTTAAG gACTCTCCTTTCTTAAACTTTGCTAGCACTTTGTCCCCCATACAACCTGTCGATACCAGGCCTGCTGCATTTGTCGATGTGAACTTCCCTTCGCCGGAACCTGTTTTCAAAACACCACACACTAATCACCTAAGAAAGTTGGATCTCTTGAGAAG ATGCGAGCAGCTCCCTTCTCCTTCTCATAACCCTAAGTTGTTTTCAGAAGTTGTACCTCCCGTGTCATCATCTATGGCTCAGCTTAATACTTGCTGTGGAAAAGAATGTGAAGGAGATGAATCTCTCCCGCAGGATCGACCGTGTAGCAGTCCTTCAACTTGTGTCGATGCATTTCTTGTGGAGCCCTCAGAAGACTGTGAGAACCCGTCAGGTTCGCGAGATGCCTCCCTGGAAGAAGCTTCAAAACTGTCTCAAATTAACAAAAGTGAAGTTCAAATAGATTGTCGCCAAAAGGATAGTGGTCCCGTAAGGGATTTGTGTTCTAATTCACCTAGTCTCCATTTGGACCAAGATTCTGGTGGTTTGCGAACTTCCCAGAGTGAGTCTATTAGCACTAAGGAGATTGAGATGAAAATTCCGGCTTCCACTACTAAGGAACTCATGGTTGAGGATGTAAAGTTTTCTTATCAAGCTGAACAGCCATTGGCGGGCCTAAAGAAAAGCTCAAATGAAGAGCACTTGGGAAAACCTGATAAACAAAAAGAAGTTAAAGTAATACCACATACTGAGGAGCTTCAGCCAGTGCTGAAGAATGCTATTAAAGGTGATGGTTCATCTGTGGAGCGGGGCGCAGCTACACTTATTCAAGGCCATAGAGCCCAAGATGTTAAGCTGCACACTGGAAGTGGGCAGTGGGGTGAATCGAGTTGTAACCCTCAATTTCTGCCACAACCTAATGATGCTAGCCGAGTGGTTGACAGTTACAATGACAGTTGTCTAGCAGTATCCGTTGTATCTGCTGAGAACCAGACTCTATGGGATCAGGAA GATGGGGCTGCTCAATGTCCACGTGGCATGCGCAAACGCCTGCAGTTTGAGGCTGTTGAGAATAATCAGAAATTGTCTTCATGGCTCTACAGTGACCTTACAGACTCAACTGACGATGTTTCCAATGCAGAGTCACAACTTCATTTGGACAAGCACTCTGTAAATGCTTCTGATGAAATTCCCATTGTAAATTCTAGCAAATCAGAGACTTTTCTGCATAAATCGTCAGCGAATGTCAATAGGGGCGGCCAAAAGAAAGCAACCACCGTCCGGATGGTTCCTAGACCATCTGGGATTGGCTTACATTTAAATAGCGTTGCAAGCATTGGATTAAGTTCAGAAAAATCCTTAACTAATCCTGGTATTGCAAGCATTAAAGAGGAAAACCAAGATAACCCAATGCTTAAATTACCAGAAAATTCTTCTAGTTATCAATCTCCTCTGGATGTGGAGCCCCTTCGTAGCTCCCAGCCGTCCAAATGTACAGACATCATCGTGACCCCTATAAATGTAAAAAGTGTGCCCGCAAAAGATGCTAGCAGATCAGAAGAGTCAAGTAAAATGAGCCCTAGAAAGAAGAG aTGTCTCAGGAAGAAGGCACCAGAGGATGAGGGCCATAAGCGCTGCAACTGTAAGCGGTCGAAATGCCTTAAACT TTACTGCGACTGCTTTGCTGCTGGAGCATTCTGTTCTGAAGCTTGTGCATGCCTGGAGTGCTCCAATAGATCAGAATATCAAGACACCATTCGTGAAGCTAAGCAACAGATAGAGTCTCGAAACCCACTTgcatttgctcctaaggttgtGTTGCGAGTTACTCAACAAAACCAAGAAAATGAA GAGAATAAGGGGGTAACACCACCCTCAGCAAGACATAAAAGGGGATGCAATTGCAAAAAGTCACTTTGTCTCAAAAAATATTGCGAATGCTATCAG GCTGGTGTTGGCTGTTCCTTTGGATGCCGTTGCGAAGGTTGCAAGAATACATATGGCAGAAAAGATG GTTGCGGTGAGCTTATAGAAATTGAACACAAGAAGCCAgtggagagagaagagaaggatctATCTGCTGGGAAACTGAGAAGCACAGGAGTCAATATGGAAGTTATAAACACTTCCCAACGCCTTTTACGCCTCTCCCCTGTCACACCATCTATCCAAGGTTCAAA CAGCGGAAACAATGTGCCTAAATCTCATAAGCTTCCCTCAAGTTATCACACGTCTCCTGAATCTGGGGCACTAGTTTTACCATACTATGTGGAGTCTCCTAGTTCCCCAACGAATTCAATGAGCATCAACACATTCGAAGAGGCAAGAGAAGAACTATCTATGATCCCCTATGATCAAGACCAAGCTTTGCTAAAACTGGACTCATTTTCACCGGGATGGGACGGGTTTCCTGACATATGTAATCTCAGCCCCTTGACAAGCCTTTCACCAAGTACCACTCACCCTTCCTCATCTAAGATCAAAGAACCCAAgattatacaaaaaaaagtgTTTCCTTGGCGAAGCTCACCAGCCACTCCATTGCCCCATTTTGCTGAGAGAAAGATTTTTTCAGAGCCAGACTCCGAAAGTGTACTTCCTAACATTCGGGAAGATGATATTCCGCAGGAGATTTCAGACGAACGCTTGCCCATAAAGTCTGTACAGGCGAGCTCTCCTAAACAGAAAAGAGTATCTCCACCCCAGAGACGGCTACATGGAACAAGATCGAGCTCGTCGCCTAGTCTGAGAAGTGGTAGGAAATTTATTTTGCAGTCGGTTCCTTCATTTCCTCCGCTTACTCCCTATAGTAAAAACAATAGAGGGCAAGGTTCATGA
- the LOC109710949 gene encoding uncharacterized protein LOC109710949 isoform X5, producing the protein MAQLNTCCGKECEGDESLPQDRPCSSPSTCVDAFLVEPSEDCENPSGSRDASLEEASKLSQINKSEVQIDCRQKDSGPVRDLCSNSPSLHLDQDSGGLRTSQSESISTKEIEMKIPASTTKELMVEDVKFSYQAEQPLAGLKKSSNEEHLGKPDKQKEVKVIPHTEELQPVLKNAIKGDGSSVERGAATLIQGHRAQDVKLHTGSGQWGESSCNPQFLPQPNDASRVVDSYNDSCLAVSVVSAENQTLWDQEDGAAQCPRGMRKRLQFEAVENNQKLSSWLYSDLTDSTDDVSNAESQLHLDKHSVNASDEIPIVNSSKSETFLHKSSANVNRGGQKKATTVRMVPRPSGIGLHLNSVASIGLSSEKSLTNPGIASIKEENQDNPMLKLPENSSSYQSPLDVEPLRSSQPSKCTDIIVTPINVKSVPAKDASRSEESSKMSPRKKRCLRKKAPEDEGHKRCNCKRSKCLKLYCDCFAAGAFCSEACACLECSNRSEYQDTIREAKQQIESRNPLAFAPKVVLRVTQQNQENEENKGVTPPSARHKRGCNCKKSLCLKKYCECYQAGVGCSFGCRCEGCKNTYGRKDGCGELIEIEHKKPVEREEKDLSAGKLRSTGVNMEVINTSQRLLRLSPVTPSIQGSNSGNNVPKSHKLPSSYHTSPESGALVLPYYVESPSSPTNSMSINTFEEAREELSMIPYDQDQALLKLDSFSPGWDGFPDICNLSPLTSLSPSTTHPSSSKIKEPKIIQKKVFPWRSSPATPLPHFAERKIFSEPDSESVLPNIREDDIPQEISDERLPIKSVQASSPKQKRVSPPQRRLHGTRSSSSPSLRSGRKFILQSVPSFPPLTPYSKNNRGQGS; encoded by the exons ATGGCTCAGCTTAATACTTGCTGTGGAAAAGAATGTGAAGGAGATGAATCTCTCCCGCAGGATCGACCGTGTAGCAGTCCTTCAACTTGTGTCGATGCATTTCTTGTGGAGCCCTCAGAAGACTGTGAGAACCCGTCAGGTTCGCGAGATGCCTCCCTGGAAGAAGCTTCAAAACTGTCTCAAATTAACAAAAGTGAAGTTCAAATAGATTGTCGCCAAAAGGATAGTGGTCCCGTAAGGGATTTGTGTTCTAATTCACCTAGTCTCCATTTGGACCAAGATTCTGGTGGTTTGCGAACTTCCCAGAGTGAGTCTATTAGCACTAAGGAGATTGAGATGAAAATTCCGGCTTCCACTACTAAGGAACTCATGGTTGAGGATGTAAAGTTTTCTTATCAAGCTGAACAGCCATTGGCGGGCCTAAAGAAAAGCTCAAATGAAGAGCACTTGGGAAAACCTGATAAACAAAAAGAAGTTAAAGTAATACCACATACTGAGGAGCTTCAGCCAGTGCTGAAGAATGCTATTAAAGGTGATGGTTCATCTGTGGAGCGGGGCGCAGCTACACTTATTCAAGGCCATAGAGCCCAAGATGTTAAGCTGCACACTGGAAGTGGGCAGTGGGGTGAATCGAGTTGTAACCCTCAATTTCTGCCACAACCTAATGATGCTAGCCGAGTGGTTGACAGTTACAATGACAGTTGTCTAGCAGTATCCGTTGTATCTGCTGAGAACCAGACTCTATGGGATCAGGAA GATGGGGCTGCTCAATGTCCACGTGGCATGCGCAAACGCCTGCAGTTTGAGGCTGTTGAGAATAATCAGAAATTGTCTTCATGGCTCTACAGTGACCTTACAGACTCAACTGACGATGTTTCCAATGCAGAGTCACAACTTCATTTGGACAAGCACTCTGTAAATGCTTCTGATGAAATTCCCATTGTAAATTCTAGCAAATCAGAGACTTTTCTGCATAAATCGTCAGCGAATGTCAATAGGGGCGGCCAAAAGAAAGCAACCACCGTCCGGATGGTTCCTAGACCATCTGGGATTGGCTTACATTTAAATAGCGTTGCAAGCATTGGATTAAGTTCAGAAAAATCCTTAACTAATCCTGGTATTGCAAGCATTAAAGAGGAAAACCAAGATAACCCAATGCTTAAATTACCAGAAAATTCTTCTAGTTATCAATCTCCTCTGGATGTGGAGCCCCTTCGTAGCTCCCAGCCGTCCAAATGTACAGACATCATCGTGACCCCTATAAATGTAAAAAGTGTGCCCGCAAAAGATGCTAGCAGATCAGAAGAGTCAAGTAAAATGAGCCCTAGAAAGAAGAG aTGTCTCAGGAAGAAGGCACCAGAGGATGAGGGCCATAAGCGCTGCAACTGTAAGCGGTCGAAATGCCTTAAACT TTACTGCGACTGCTTTGCTGCTGGAGCATTCTGTTCTGAAGCTTGTGCATGCCTGGAGTGCTCCAATAGATCAGAATATCAAGACACCATTCGTGAAGCTAAGCAACAGATAGAGTCTCGAAACCCACTTgcatttgctcctaaggttgtGTTGCGAGTTACTCAACAAAACCAAGAAAATGAA GAGAATAAGGGGGTAACACCACCCTCAGCAAGACATAAAAGGGGATGCAATTGCAAAAAGTCACTTTGTCTCAAAAAATATTGCGAATGCTATCAG GCTGGTGTTGGCTGTTCCTTTGGATGCCGTTGCGAAGGTTGCAAGAATACATATGGCAGAAAAGATG GTTGCGGTGAGCTTATAGAAATTGAACACAAGAAGCCAgtggagagagaagagaaggatctATCTGCTGGGAAACTGAGAAGCACAGGAGTCAATATGGAAGTTATAAACACTTCCCAACGCCTTTTACGCCTCTCCCCTGTCACACCATCTATCCAAGGTTCAAA CAGCGGAAACAATGTGCCTAAATCTCATAAGCTTCCCTCAAGTTATCACACGTCTCCTGAATCTGGGGCACTAGTTTTACCATACTATGTGGAGTCTCCTAGTTCCCCAACGAATTCAATGAGCATCAACACATTCGAAGAGGCAAGAGAAGAACTATCTATGATCCCCTATGATCAAGACCAAGCTTTGCTAAAACTGGACTCATTTTCACCGGGATGGGACGGGTTTCCTGACATATGTAATCTCAGCCCCTTGACAAGCCTTTCACCAAGTACCACTCACCCTTCCTCATCTAAGATCAAAGAACCCAAgattatacaaaaaaaagtgTTTCCTTGGCGAAGCTCACCAGCCACTCCATTGCCCCATTTTGCTGAGAGAAAGATTTTTTCAGAGCCAGACTCCGAAAGTGTACTTCCTAACATTCGGGAAGATGATATTCCGCAGGAGATTTCAGACGAACGCTTGCCCATAAAGTCTGTACAGGCGAGCTCTCCTAAACAGAAAAGAGTATCTCCACCCCAGAGACGGCTACATGGAACAAGATCGAGCTCGTCGCCTAGTCTGAGAAGTGGTAGGAAATTTATTTTGCAGTCGGTTCCTTCATTTCCTCCGCTTACTCCCTATAGTAAAAACAATAGAGGGCAAGGTTCATGA